One Kryptolebias marmoratus isolate JLee-2015 linkage group LG21, ASM164957v2, whole genome shotgun sequence DNA segment encodes these proteins:
- the LOC108230254 gene encoding inositol monophosphatase 1-like — MENNSEDSWQIAYDFAVEVAKKAGEEIRKAGESEIKIMTKSSTVDLVTKTDERVEKIIIGSLKEKFGEGTHCFIGEESVAKGEPCILTDKPTWIIDPVDGTTNFVHGFPFVAVSIAFAINKQLEFGVVYSCLEDKMYKARRGKGAFCNDEPIQVSDVKDIHKSIIISEHGTDRSPDKVNKIFSTMQKILCIPVHGLRGSGTAATNMCLVATGSVEAFFEIGIHCWDIAAGAVIVQEAGGILLDVDGGPFDLMSRRMVSANNDVIAKRIIKEIDVFTATRDDAPIPKK; from the exons atggagAATAACAGCGAGGACTCCTGGCAGATAGCGTACGACTTTGCAGTTGAAGTGGCAAAAAAGGCAGGAGAG GAAATTCGAAAAGCAGGCGAGAGTGAAATCAAAATCATGACAAAGAGCTCCACTGTGGACCTTGTCACGAAGACTGATGAGCGAGTGGAGAAAATCATCATCGGGTCCCTAAAAGAGAAGTTTGGAGAGGGCACACACTG CTTCATCGGGGAGGAGTCGGTCGCGAAGGGGGAGCCGTGCATCCTGACTGACAAACCTACTTGGATCATAGACCCAGTGGATGGCACCACAAACTTCGTACATGG GTTCCCATTTGTGGCTGTGTCCATTGCCTTTGCTATCAACAAACAG CTGGAGTTTGGTGTGGTGTACAGCTGCTTGGAGGACAAGATGTACAAAGCAAGACGAGGGAAGGGGGCTTTCTGTAATGATGAACCGATTCAAGTGTCTGATGTAAAAG ATATCCACAAGTCCATTATCATCTCTGAGCACGGAACCGATAGGAGCCCAGACAAAGTCAACAAAATCTTCTCCACCATGCAGAAGATCCTCTGCATCCCGGTGCATGG GCTGCGTGGTTCAGGAACAGCCGCCACCAACATGTGTCTGGTGGCGACCGGCTCCGTCGAAGCCTTCTTTGAGATCGGCATCCACTGCTGGGACATTGCTGCCGGGGCAGTTATCGTCCAGGAAGCTGGAGGCATACTTCTGGATGTCGATG gGGGGCCATTCGATTTGATGTCTCGGAGGATGGTCTCGGCAAACAACGACGTCATCGCTAAACGGATCATCAAGGAAATCGACGTGTTCACAGCGACAAGAGACGACGCTCCAATTCCAAAGAAATGA
- the LOC108230259 gene encoding inositol monophosphatase 1 translates to MSDAWQECMDFCVEVTKQAGKMIREALQKDIAVMQKSSPVDLVTETDQKVEQLIISSIKGKYPTHSFIGEESVAAGASSVLTDNPTWIIDPIDGTTNFVHRFPFVSVSIGFTVKKEIEFGIVYSCIEDKMYTARRGKGAFCNGVPIKVSGQQDINQSMVLTEMGFKNDPEHFQTLLANIRTILTIPVHGIRCPGSAAVNMCLVACGSADAYYHMGIHCWDMAGGAAIVTEAGGVIMDVSGGPFDLMSRRLIVASSRAIADRIAKAITEFPVGRDDVEG, encoded by the exons ATGAGTGATGCTTGGCAGGAATGTATGGACTTCTGTGTAGAGGTCACCAAACAGGCAGGGAAG ATGATCCGCGAGGCGCTCCAGAAGGACATAGCCGTCATGCAGAAGAGCTCGCCGGTTGACCTGGTGACCGAGACGGACCAGAAAGTGGAGCAGCTCATTATTTCTTCCATAAAGGGGAAATACCCCACACACAG CTTCATCGGCGAGGAGTCAGTAGCAGCGGGCGCCTCCAGCGTTCTAACCGACAATCCCACCTGGATCATCGACCCCATCGACGGGACCACCAACTTTGTCCACAG GTTCCCATTTGTGTCTGTATCAATCGGCTTCACCGTGAAGAAAGAG ATCGAGTTTGGGATTGTCTACAGCTGCATCGAGGACAAAATGTACACGGCGCGGAGAGGAAAGGGAGCATTCTGCAACGGAGTCCCGATCAAAGTGTCCGGACAACAAG ATATTAACCAGTCTATGGTGCTGACTGAAATGGGTTTCAAGAACGACCCGGAGCATTTTCAAACCCTGTTGGCCAACATCAGGACCATCCTGACCATCCCTGTTCATGG GATCCGCTGCCCGGGCAGTGCGGCTGTCAACATGTGTCTGGTGGCGTGCGGTTCGGCGGACGCCTACTACCACATGGGCATCCACTGCTGGGACATGGCCGGCGGGGCGGCGATCGTTACCGAAGCCGGGGGAGTTATCATGGACGTTTCAG GTGGGCCGTTCGATTTGATGTCTCGCAGGCTGATTGTCGCCAGCAGCAGGGCGATAGCTGATCGCATCGCCAAGGCGATCACAGAGTTTCCCGTCGGCCGGGACGACGTAGAAGGCTAG